The region GCGGAGATGGCATCTGTTGCGGCCGATTTGGTGAAAGCTTACTGGCGGCTGAAACGAAACCCGCTGAAGAAAGACCCCGGCTGTCTGGGGAAGACAAGTCTACTGAAAGCGCTCATTCAAATTGAATATACCGACGCCGAATTGTTTCGTGATGGGATCGGCTACGTTCAGCTGGAACCGCACTGGAAAGGCGAGATCGACTCGGCCGCGGAACTGCGAGGCGTTTGTGCGATTGGCCTAGTCCACTTCGCTCCGACGTTGGAGGTGCTCAACTACTGCGCGGCGCTGCTGTGCGATCCCTGGCCGGAAGCGCGGCTTGGAGCGGCACAGGCCATTGGGGCTCTCGGTCAGGTCGAAGCGGCGCCTCTGCTTCGGCTGAAACTCCTTTCAGGCGACACTCAGCCAGAAGTGCATGGCGAATGCTGCTCGGCGATGCTCAAAGCGGATCGCGAAGAAGGCCTTGCGTTCGTTCAGCAGTTTCTCCCATCGCACGACGCCGACACTTGCGTTCAAACCGCGCTGGCACTCGGCGAGGCCCGGCTGCCAGGCACGTTCGATATTTTACGAACCGCCTGGGGGCACCGCAGCGAATTGAACGTTCGCGAAAGCTTGCTGCTGTGCATCGGTTTGCTCCGAACGACCGAGTCGCAAGACTTTCTGCTCAGCTTGATCGATAAACGCGACATCCGTACCGCCGCCGACGCCGTCAAAGCCCTGCGACTTCACGGAGACATCGGCGATCTTCGCCAACGCACCGAAACCGCGATCGAAGCCACCCAAAGCGAACCACTCGCGCGGGTCTTTCAGGATGAGTGGCTACGTTCATAGTTTGTTTGTGGCATAGTGATTGCACCGCATTCTGCCCAGAAATGGGACGACGCCTATCGGTCGTCAGATTCGTTGGTAATTTTCGAGGAGGACGATATGTCACACGAAAAATACGCGGAATGCATCCAAGCTTGTATCGAATGTGCTAAAGCATGCGAACATTGCGCTGACAGCTGCCTAAGTGAGTCGGATGTGACCAAGATGGCTGAGTGCATTCGCACTGATCGCGACTGTTCGCAAATCTGCTGGACTGCGGCTGCGTTGATGAGTCGCGACTCGCAGTTTGCCGCGGAACTATGTCGACTTTGCGCTGAAATATGTGAATCGTGTGCGGACGAGTGTGAGAAACACGACATGGATCATTGTCAGGCCTGTGCGAAGGCATGTCGTCGCTGTGCAGACGCATGTCAAAAAATGGCCGGAGCTCACGCATAA is a window of Bremerella sp. TYQ1 DNA encoding:
- a CDS encoding HEAT repeat domain-containing protein — protein: MMSSDPIADQLRHATADQLDEKVMRAALGHASNRIVQQAADLIGDAEMASVAADLVKAYWRLKRNPLKKDPGCLGKTSLLKALIQIEYTDAELFRDGIGYVQLEPHWKGEIDSAAELRGVCAIGLVHFAPTLEVLNYCAALLCDPWPEARLGAAQAIGALGQVEAAPLLRLKLLSGDTQPEVHGECCSAMLKADREEGLAFVQQFLPSHDADTCVQTALALGEARLPGTFDILRTAWGHRSELNVRESLLLCIGLLRTTESQDFLLSLIDKRDIRTAADAVKALRLHGDIGDLRQRTETAIEATQSEPLARVFQDEWLRS
- a CDS encoding four-helix bundle copper-binding protein — its product is MSHEKYAECIQACIECAKACEHCADSCLSESDVTKMAECIRTDRDCSQICWTAAALMSRDSQFAAELCRLCAEICESCADECEKHDMDHCQACAKACRRCADACQKMAGAHA